One Paenibacillus riograndensis SBR5 DNA segment encodes these proteins:
- the tuf gene encoding elongation factor Tu, producing the protein MAKAKFERNKPHVNIGTIGHVDHGKTTLTAAITTVLSKKYGGAAVAFDQIDKAPEERERGITISTAHVEYETPNRHYAHVDCPGHADYVKNMITGAAQMDGAILVVSAADGPMPQTREHILLSRQVGVPYIVVFLNKCDMVEDEELLELVEMEVRDLLNEYEFPGDDTPIIRGSAREALQNPDGDYAQKIVEMFETIDTYIPLPERDTDKPFLMPVEDVFSITGRGTVATGRVERGTVKVGEEVEIVGIHEDKKKSVVTGVEMFRKLLDSAQAGDNIGALLRGVDRNMIERGQVLAKPNSVNPHTEFTAQIYVLTKEEGGRHKPFFTGYRPQFYFRTTDVTGIINLPEGTEMVMPGDNITVTVQLISPIAIEEGTKFSIREGGRTVGAGTVASIQK; encoded by the coding sequence ATGGCAAAGGCAAAGTTTGAACGTAACAAACCGCACGTTAACATCGGTACTATCGGTCACGTCGACCATGGTAAAACAACTCTGACTGCTGCAATCACTACTGTATTGTCCAAAAAATACGGTGGCGCTGCTGTAGCATTCGACCAGATCGACAAAGCTCCAGAAGAACGCGAACGTGGTATCACAATCTCCACAGCTCACGTTGAATATGAAACTCCTAACCGTCACTACGCACACGTAGACTGCCCTGGACACGCCGACTATGTTAAAAACATGATCACCGGCGCAGCGCAGATGGACGGAGCAATCCTGGTTGTATCCGCAGCTGACGGCCCTATGCCACAGACTCGCGAACACATCCTGTTGTCCCGCCAGGTAGGCGTTCCTTACATCGTCGTATTCCTGAACAAATGCGACATGGTTGAAGACGAAGAACTTCTGGAACTGGTTGAAATGGAAGTACGCGATCTGCTGAACGAATACGAATTCCCAGGTGATGATACTCCAATCATCCGTGGATCCGCTCGTGAAGCTCTGCAGAACCCTGATGGCGATTATGCACAGAAGATCGTTGAAATGTTCGAAACGATCGACACGTACATTCCGCTTCCAGAACGCGATACTGACAAGCCTTTCTTGATGCCTGTCGAAGACGTATTCTCCATCACTGGCCGCGGTACTGTGGCAACTGGCCGTGTAGAACGCGGAACAGTTAAAGTCGGAGAAGAAGTTGAAATCGTGGGTATCCACGAAGACAAGAAAAAATCCGTTGTTACGGGCGTTGAAATGTTCCGTAAATTGCTGGATTCCGCTCAAGCTGGTGACAACATCGGAGCCCTGCTGCGTGGTGTTGACCGCAACATGATCGAACGCGGACAAGTATTGGCTAAGCCAAACTCCGTTAACCCACACACTGAGTTCACTGCTCAGATCTACGTTCTGACTAAAGAAGAAGGCGGACGTCACAAACCATTCTTCACTGGTTACCGTCCACAGTTCTACTTCCGTACAACTGACGTAACTGGCATCATCAACCTGCCAGAAGGTACTGAAATGGTTATGCCTGGTGACAACATCACTGTAACCGTACAACTGATCTCCCCTATCGCTATTGAAGAAGGTACTAAATTCTCCATTCGCGAAGGCGGACGTACAGTTGGCGCCGGTACTGTTGCTTCCATCCAAAAATAA